One genomic segment of Brassica napus cultivar Da-Ae chromosome A3, Da-Ae, whole genome shotgun sequence includes these proteins:
- the LOC106430429 gene encoding protein GID8 homolog, translating to MATSKKVITRDEWEKKLNAVKLRKEDMNTLVMNFLVTEGFVEAADKFQRESGTKPEIDLATITDRMAVKKAVQNGNVEDAIEKVNDLNPEILDTNPELFFHLQQQRLIELIRQGKTEEALEFAQEELAPRGEENQAFLQELEKTVALLVFEDASNCPVKDLLDISHRLKTASEVNAAILTSQSHEKDPKLPSLLKMLIWAQNQLDEKAVYPHINDLSTGQLQNPSE from the exons ATG GCTACTTCAAAGAAAGTGATCACACGTGACGAGTGGGAGAAGAAGCTAAACGCTGTAAAGCTCAGGAAAGAAGACATGAACACTCTCGTCATGAATTTTCTTGTCACTGAAGGTTTTGTTGAAGCTGCTGACAAGTTCCAAAGGGAATCTGGAACCAAAC CAGAGATAGATCTTGCCACCATCACAGATCGAATGGCTGTTAAAAAGGCTGTTCAAAACGGAAACGTCGAGGATGCTATTGAAAAAGTTAATGACTTAAATCCTGAG ATACTAGACACAAATCCAGAGCTCTTCTTTCATCTCCAGCAGCAAAGGTTGATTGAACTTATTCGACAAGGGAAGACTGAAGAAGCCTTGGAGTTTGCTCAGGAGGAGCTTGCACCACGTGGCGAAGAAAAC CAAGCGTTTCTTCAAGAACTGGAAAAAACTGTAGCCCTGCTTGTTTTTGAAGATGCATCTAACTGCCCTGTTAAAGATCTTCTTGACATTTCCCACCGCCTTAAGACAGCAAGTGAAGTTAATGCAGCCATTCTTACTAGCCAGAGTCATGAAAAAG ATCCAAAACTGCCAAGCTTGTTGAAGATGCTGATTTGGGCTCAGAATCAACTGGATGAGAAAGCAGTGTATCCACACATCAATGATTTGTCTACTGGCCAGCTCCAAAACCCGTCAGAATAA